The Andrena cerasifolii isolate SP2316 chromosome 15, iyAndCera1_principal, whole genome shotgun sequence genome includes a window with the following:
- the LOC143377342 gene encoding coiled-coil-helix-coiled-coil-helix domain-containing protein 7, with the protein MTTVPPHIARQAANIESVKRNSRNQEIYNPCLKEHNLSSKCLDDNNYAHEKCTVFFDNYKICKNFWSKVMKDRKSRGISPILPLPEERNTIKEEYLNSRKL; encoded by the exons ATGACTACTGTACCCCCTCATATAGCCAGACAGGCAGCGAACATTGAATCGGTCAAAAGGAATTCacgaaatcaagaaatatacaaTCCGTGTTTAAAG GAACACAACTTGTCCTCGAAGTGCCTGGACGATAATAATTACGCCCACGAGAAGTGCACAGTGTTCTTTGACAATTACAAGATCTGCAAAAACTTTTGG AGTAAGGTAATGAAGGACCGTAAGTCTCGCGGTATCAGCCCAATTCTTCCACTGCCCGAGGAGCGAAATACGATAAAAGAGGAATACCTTAACTCGCGAAAGCTGTAA
- the Cox7c gene encoding cytochrome c oxidase subunit 7C yields MISRHVRTFVTSAVRRSGHEPDGFPGANLPFSIDNRFKLTAVFVVFFGSGMAIPFLTLRHQLLK; encoded by the exons ATGATTTCACGACACGTCAGGACTTTCGTGACCAGCGCTGTGAGAAGAAGCGGCCACGAACCAGACGGTTTCCCCGGTGCT AACCTCCCCTTTAGCATCGACAACAGATTCAAGCTCACCGCAGTGTTTGTTGTGTTCTTCGGCAGCGGAATGGCCATACCGTTCCTCACCCTGCGCCATCAATTGTTGAAGTGA
- the LOC143377341 gene encoding ethanolaminephosphotransferase 1, which translates to MYRKLGLEVEYLTEQHLTAFESYKYSSVDTSPLSVYIMHPFWNKVVQYCPKWVAPNMLTFSGFLFTVLNFTIFTSYDYYLYASSDDKPQYPPIPRWIFALGAFNVFMAYTLDGIDGKQARRTQTSGPLGELFDHGLDSWTTILITVCMFSVFGRTDHSVSPLRMYFILWSVFINFYLTHWEKYNTGVLFLPWGYDLSMVGTIIVFLISSVGGHRTWKLDLPGEISIGVMFEIVLYVTAILTSLPVVLWNIYKSYRDKTGKMRTFLDAIRPLLPLAVLFAISTIWVVHSPSNIVEKDPRIVFLIIGTIFSNICCRLIVSQMSNTRCDLLSWILLPVGVAALFSFILPSVDLMCAYMVAVVALLAHIHYGTCVVRQMCRHFRIHTFRIKDRTD; encoded by the exons ATGTACCGCAAGCTGGGCCTCGAGGTCGAGTACCTCACCGAGCAGCACCTCACCGCCTTCGAGAGCTACAAA TATAGCTCAGTGGACACGAGTCCCCTCAGCGTATACATAATGCACCCGTTTTGGAACAAAGTGGTTCAG TACTGTCCGAAGTGGGTAGCGCCGAACATGTTGACTTTCTCTGGATTCCTGTTTACGGTCCTTAACTTCACGATATTCACAAGCTACGATTACTATCTGTACGCGTCGAGCGATGATAAACCACAGTATCCTCCTATACCGAGATGGATCTTCGCCCTAGGGGCGTTCAATGTCTTCATGGCGTACACGCTTG ATGGCATAGATGGGAAACAAGCCAGGCGTACGCAGACGTCTGGGCCCTTGGGAGAATTATTTGACCACGGATTGGATAGCTGGACGACGATACTCATTACAGTTTGTATGTTCTCTGTGTTCGGCAGGACGGATCACAGCGTGTCCCCGCTGAGAATGTACTTCATACTGTGGAGCGTGTTCATCAATTTCTACTTAACGCATTGGGAGAAATACAACACCGGGGTGTTATTCCTTCCCTGGGGATATGATTTATCTATGGTG GGTACTATCATAGTGTTCCTTATATCAAGCGTAGGGGGGCACAGAACTTGGAAGCTTGACTTGCCTGGTGAAATCTCCATCGGAGTGATGTTCGAAATAGTACTCTACGTCACTGCGATTTTGACCAGTCTACCTGTGGTTCTCTGGAACATATACAA ATCGTACAGGGACAAGACTGGCAAAATGCGAACATTCCTAGACGCCATAAGACCTCTGCTACCTCTAGCAGTGCTCTTCGCAATCTCAACAATCTGGGTGGTCCATTCGCCTAGCAATATCGTAGAGAAAGATCCACGAATAGTCTTCTTGATTATTGGAACCATCTTCTCCAATATATGC TGTCGGCTGATTGTTTCGCAAATGAGTAATACCAGATGCGACCTTCTGTCTTGGATATTACTACCCGTAGGAGTCGCAGCGCTATTTTCCTTCATCTTGCCCAGCGTGGACCTGATGTGTGCCTACATGGTTGCCGTCGTGGCTTTACTAGCTCACATTCACTACGGCACGTGCGTG GTCCGTCAGATGTGTCGCCACTTCCGAATCCACACATTCCGCATCAAGGATCGCACCGATTGA
- the LOC143376867 gene encoding uncharacterized protein LOC143376867, translated as MSLAAGNPTPTFVKPKNRRGGHNKIEFDEGILRRKIYEFYTKKKESPTVRKVLHCLKEEGVVNCSTNTLRIKIAEIGFKWKSCKYNRKFLIEQPEIVASRFRYLQAIGEHKQSRRHVIYLDEAHAHSLHNAKVCLQLREDVGAASSVSTGKRLIVACIGGDIGFIENTLLAFVSCATAGDCDRNMNLNNFQNWIQERVIPNLPPSSVVIMDNVAYHCLDKNKKRDSVGLKKDMQDWLRQKRVPFSPDMTKEQLMNIIKTIPDPTQYILDEILEKNGHTVLRIPPYHSDLNPIKLIWKDIKGIMGREIKRLSNGTDEKKVFQMNSFDECTQEKWKDCCAQVEKIEEEYRISDRLMEGSMDTLIMNLDDIVTSDESSEDED; from the coding sequence ATGTCGTTGGCCGCTGGGAATCCCACGCCGACCTTCGTAAAGCCCAAGAATAGACGAGGCGGGCACAATAAGATTGAGTTCGACGAGGGGATTCTGCGGAGGAAAATATATGAGTTCTATACTAAGAAAAAGGAGTCGCCGACCGTGCGAAAGGTGCTGCACTGCCTGAAAGAAGAGGGCGTCGTGAATTGCAGCACGAACACCCTCAGAATAAAGATCGCCGAGATCGGGTTCAAGTGGAAGTCCTGTAAATATAACAGAAAGTTCTTAATCGAGCAGCCGGAGATAGTAGCGTCTAGGTTTAGGTACTTGCAGGCTATAGGGGAGCACAAGCAGAGTCGGCGCCACGTTATCTATTTAGACGAGGCCCACGCGCACTCGTTGCACAATGCTAAAGTCTGTTTGCAATTGCGCGAGGACGTCGGTGCGGCCTCGTCAGTTTCTACGGGCAAGAGGCTGATCGTCGCCTGCATCGGCGGAGATATAGGCTTTATAGAAAATACTCTTCTCGCTTTCGTGTCGTGCGCGACGGCGGGCGATTGCGACAGAAACATGAATCTGAACAACTTCCAGAACTGGATTCAAGAGCGGGTGATTCCTAATTTACCACCGAGCTCGGTGGTGATCATGGACAACGTGGCGTATCACTGCCTCGATAAAAATAAGAAGCGAGACAGCGTTGGCTTGAAGAAAGACATGCAGGACTGGCTGAGGCAGAAGCGAGTGCCTTTCTCGCCGGACATGACGAAGGAGCAGCTTATGAACATTATTAAAACGATACCGGACCCGACGCAGTACATTTTAGACGAGATTCTTGAGAAGAACGGTCATACTGTGTTGAGGATTCCGCCGTATCATTCGGACCTTAATCCTATAAAGTTAATCTGGAAGGACATTAAAGGTATTATGGGTAGAGAGATAAAACGCTTGTCTAATGGTACAGACGAGAAGAAAGTTTTCCAGATGAACAGCTTCGACGAGTGTACTCAGGAGAAGTGGAAAGACTGTTGCGCGCAGGTGGAGAAAATTGAGGAGGAATATAGGATAAGCGATAGGCTAATGGAAGGGAGTATGGACACGCTTATAATGAACTTAGACGACATTGTAACATCTGACGAAAGTTCGGAAGATGAAGATTAA